From the Candidatus Methanoplasma cognatum genome, one window contains:
- a CDS encoding 30S ribosomal protein S13, translating into MAKPKKDAPAAEDENFNFIVRIANSDIDGHKRTVIGLQSIKGVGKRVSQIIVRKADVSPTVKIGTLTDEKVKEIEALVTSYVEYAPHWAVNRQMDYETGADMHLIGNELDMIQKDDVNRMKMIRCYRGIRHETKHKVRGQRTRSNGRKGLTLGVQRKSS; encoded by the coding sequence ATGGCGAAACCAAAAAAGGACGCGCCGGCAGCTGAAGACGAGAACTTCAACTTCATAGTCCGTATCGCAAACAGCGATATCGACGGTCATAAGAGGACGGTCATCGGGCTTCAGAGCATCAAAGGCGTAGGAAAAAGAGTATCACAGATCATAGTCAGGAAAGCTGACGTCAGCCCCACAGTGAAAATAGGAACGCTCACCGACGAGAAGGTCAAAGAGATCGAGGCGCTTGTAACATCATATGTTGAGTATGCACCGCACTGGGCAGTCAACAGGCAGATGGATTATGAGACGGGAGCGGACATGCATCTCATAGGCAATGAGCTGGACATGATCCAGAAGGATGATGTCAACAGAATGAAGATGATCCGCTGTTACCGCGGAATAAGGCACGAGACCAAGCACAAGGTCAGGGGCCAGAGGACCCGTTCCAACGGAAGGAAGGGGCTCACACTCGGCGTCCAGAGGAAATCATCCTGA
- a CDS encoding L-threonylcarbamoyladenylate synthase, with protein MKCGHEDVSDHNFGSMMDEVAKEVAAGNLIVYPTETVYGIGADIFNEVAVKNLFLAKKRPFDMALSVSVSDRRMMERIAVLDDNAEKLVKAFLPGPLTIIIEKNPNVPDLVTAMSKKVGIRMPDHPVSAEIIKRTGPIVATSANLHSHPDATDIDSAVRDLGQSVSIYVDSGPSKLKKPSTIIWIMNGEVEIIRQGAITIKDIEDVLQC; from the coding sequence ATGAAGTGCGGTCATGAGGATGTGTCAGATCACAATTTCGGGAGCATGATGGACGAGGTCGCGAAAGAGGTCGCCGCCGGAAATCTCATCGTGTACCCCACCGAAACAGTATACGGGATAGGCGCAGATATATTCAACGAGGTCGCGGTTAAGAATCTCTTTCTCGCAAAGAAAAGGCCGTTCGACATGGCCCTGTCGGTAAGCGTAAGCGACAGGAGGATGATGGAAAGAATAGCAGTTCTGGACGACAACGCCGAGAAGCTTGTCAAAGCGTTCCTTCCGGGACCCCTCACGATAATAATAGAAAAGAACCCCAACGTGCCGGACCTAGTGACGGCAATGTCGAAGAAGGTCGGAATAAGGATGCCCGATCACCCCGTTTCGGCGGAGATCATAAAGAGGACCGGGCCAATAGTCGCGACCTCTGCTAACTTGCATTCGCATCCGGACGCCACCGATATAGACTCCGCCGTCAGGGACCTGGGTCAGTCGGTAAGCATATATGTGGATTCCGGGCCGAGCAAGCTGAAGAAGCCCTCCACGATCATATGGATAATGAACGGAGAGGTGGAAATAATAAGGCAGGGCGCGATAACGATCAAAGACATAGAGGACGTACTTCAATGCTGA
- a CDS encoding iron ABC transporter permease translates to MKEYGTFIYRKYLFITICIVGAVIVAGFATTIGPYDIGFFESFRIIIDHITGNIQDANKDYVIWNVRLPRILAGIIAGSGLAIAGATMQSTIKNPLADPYTTGISAGAAFGATLSIVLGLSVIGGNFAIVVNAFFFSLIPMAVILLISTVRRASPTTIILSGLAVMYLFNAMTTVMMLMANPNSLAEAFTWQIGTLGLAKWNSIPFMFTVALIGGIALQLLSSKINVLTSGDESARSLGINADRLRLISLLIVSLIAATIVSFTGIIGFVGLVCPHICRMFVGSDNKFLLPSSAAFGAVFLIIADLVGRTVIAPTVLQVGVITAFIGGPVLLYLLIRQKKEVW, encoded by the coding sequence ATGAAGGAATATGGAACCTTCATTTACAGAAAATATCTTTTCATTACCATATGCATAGTTGGGGCTGTAATTGTCGCAGGGTTCGCTACTACGATAGGGCCGTATGATATCGGCTTTTTTGAGTCGTTCCGGATAATAATCGACCACATAACCGGAAATATTCAGGACGCGAATAAAGACTACGTAATATGGAACGTGCGTCTCCCCAGGATACTTGCGGGCATCATTGCCGGTTCGGGGCTGGCTATAGCAGGAGCCACGATGCAGAGCACGATAAAGAATCCTCTTGCGGACCCCTATACGACTGGGATATCTGCGGGCGCGGCGTTCGGTGCCACCCTGTCCATTGTACTGGGGCTTTCTGTCATCGGAGGCAACTTTGCAATAGTAGTGAACGCGTTCTTTTTCTCTCTTATACCGATGGCAGTGATCTTGCTGATCTCTACTGTAAGGCGGGCATCGCCTACGACGATAATCCTTTCCGGCCTGGCGGTCATGTACCTATTCAATGCAATGACCACGGTGATGATGCTCATGGCCAATCCCAATTCGTTGGCAGAGGCCTTTACATGGCAGATTGGAACGCTGGGTCTGGCAAAATGGAACTCGATCCCGTTCATGTTCACTGTAGCCCTCATAGGGGGAATCGCGTTACAACTGCTGTCAAGCAAGATCAATGTGCTTACGTCAGGGGACGAAAGCGCCAGGTCTCTCGGGATAAATGCCGACCGATTAAGGCTGATAAGCCTGCTGATAGTATCTCTGATAGCGGCGACGATCGTCAGTTTTACAGGAATAATCGGATTTGTTGGGTTAGTATGTCCGCACATATGCAGAATGTTCGTCGGATCGGACAATAAATTCCTGCTACCGTCCTCTGCGGCGTTCGGAGCAGTGTTCCTGATCATAGCAGACCTTGTGGGGAGGACGGTCATAGCCCCTACCGTATTGCAGGTGGGAGTGATCACTGCGTTCATCGGCGGCCCCGTTCTGTTATACCTTCTCATAAGGCAAAAAAAGGAGGTCTGGTAA
- a CDS encoding ABC transporter ATP-binding protein, with protein sequence MELRSDDISFGYNSKGPVIFDIGLTFNKPGLICILGPNGVGKSTLVRCMNKLLTPTDGEVFLDERDISEYTLKELSKIMGFVPASSSNNFSMTVIDTILMGRHPFQKIGSEKEDMHIVYEVMKQLNITQLAMRNYNELSAGQRQKVSIARGLAQQPRIFILDEPTANLDIRHQVQVINLLHALAQEKEMIVIMISHDLNIASRYADRVIMMSDPGIIYSMGRPEDVITEDNIRCVYGMNCTVINDNGRPHVILGDPLSDEEIETLHLQ encoded by the coding sequence ATGGAACTGCGTTCAGACGACATTAGTTTTGGATATAACTCTAAAGGGCCGGTGATCTTTGACATCGGCCTTACTTTCAACAAGCCCGGGCTGATATGCATCCTCGGTCCAAACGGTGTAGGCAAATCTACACTTGTCAGATGCATGAACAAACTGCTGACCCCAACAGATGGGGAGGTCTTCCTCGATGAGAGGGACATAAGCGAGTATACTCTCAAAGAACTGTCGAAGATAATGGGTTTCGTTCCTGCATCGTCATCGAATAATTTCTCGATGACGGTCATAGATACGATCCTTATGGGAAGACATCCTTTTCAAAAGATAGGTTCAGAAAAAGAAGACATGCATATTGTGTACGAGGTCATGAAACAACTGAACATAACCCAACTTGCGATGCGGAATTACAATGAGCTCAGCGCAGGCCAGCGTCAGAAGGTATCTATCGCGAGAGGATTGGCGCAGCAGCCAAGGATATTCATATTGGACGAACCGACCGCGAACCTGGACATCAGGCACCAAGTGCAAGTAATAAATCTTCTCCACGCATTAGCCCAAGAGAAAGAGATGATTGTGATAATGATCAGCCACGATCTGAACATTGCTTCAAGATATGCAGACAGAGTCATAATGATGTCTGATCCAGGCATCATATACAGCATGGGGCGGCCTGAAGATGTGATCACTGAAGATAACATAAGATGCGTTTACGGGATGAACTGCACTGTCATCAATGATAACGGGAGGCCCCATGTCATCTTAGGCGATCCTCTTTCAGATGAGGAAATAGAAACCCTCCATTTGCAGTGA
- a CDS encoding 30S ribosomal protein S11, with amino-acid sequence MAAKWGIANIYASYNNIMITLTDITGAETIGKVTGGMVVKQAKDESSPYAAQKAAEKIAEVAKERDIVGIHVKVRAPGGNKSTSPGPGAQAAIRALARAGLKIGRIEDVTPIPHDGTKKKGGRRGRRV; translated from the coding sequence ATGGCGGCGAAATGGGGAATAGCGAACATATACGCAAGCTACAACAACATAATGATCACCCTTACCGACATAACCGGCGCGGAGACCATAGGTAAGGTCACCGGAGGAATGGTCGTCAAACAGGCGAAGGATGAATCCTCTCCCTATGCGGCACAAAAGGCCGCTGAGAAGATCGCCGAGGTCGCCAAAGAAAGGGACATAGTCGGGATACACGTGAAGGTGCGCGCACCCGGCGGAAACAAATCGACATCGCCGGGGCCGGGCGCCCAGGCGGCGATCCGCGCCCTCGCAAGGGCCGGTCTGAAGATAGGACGCATCGAGGACGTCACACCCATCCCCCACGATGGCACCAAGAAGAAAGGCGGTCGCAGAGGACGCAGGGTCTGA
- a CDS encoding transposase: MVVAIDSTGFSLTNISGHMEKRVREFGVRREKKDFVKTTFAVDTDTKMILSCDCTDKHSHDIKRMEYTVTSLVRGGFGIRCVVADKGYDAEYVHRDIHERLGADAMIPIRK, from the coding sequence ATGGTGGTCGCGATAGATTCCACAGGTTTCTCGCTGACCAACATATCCGGGCACATGGAGAAGCGAGTAAGGGAGTTCGGGGTCAGGCGCGAAAAGAAGGATTTCGTCAAGACGACTTTCGCAGTGGATACGGATACGAAGATGATACTGTCCTGCGATTGTACGGACAAGCACAGCCATGACATAAAGAGAATGGAATATACGGTGACCAGTCTTGTCAGGGGAGGGTTCGGCATAAGGTGTGTGGTCGCAGACAAAGGATATGATGCCGAGTATGTCCACAGGGATATCCATGAAAGGCTGGGCGCCGATGCGATGATACCGATAAGGAAGTAG
- a CDS encoding 30S ribosomal protein S4 has protein sequence MGDPKFSRRSYDTPSHPWQGERIKREVEIVREYGLKNKTEVWKAQTILRNLRKQSRELQARLRGGDAQAKVEADALIKKCSRMGLLPVTGSDLNDVLTLSENDILSRRLQTVVYDKGLANTIKQARQMITHGHIHVNGHRVTVPGYIVIREEEASVVYNNVSPFTDDMHPMRISAEQAAANEAYKAEAKAKAEKEAAAKAKADAAEAGITLEDGEV, from the coding sequence ATGGGAGATCCAAAATTCTCACGCAGGTCGTATGACACACCGTCCCACCCTTGGCAGGGCGAGAGGATAAAGAGAGAAGTGGAGATCGTACGCGAGTACGGCCTCAAGAACAAGACCGAAGTGTGGAAGGCGCAGACCATCCTGAGGAACCTCAGGAAACAGTCCAGAGAACTGCAGGCCCGCCTCAGGGGAGGCGACGCGCAGGCCAAGGTCGAGGCCGACGCACTTATCAAGAAGTGTTCGCGCATGGGTCTGCTTCCGGTCACGGGCTCGGACCTGAACGATGTGCTGACGCTTTCGGAGAACGACATCCTTTCAAGAAGGCTTCAGACCGTCGTATACGACAAAGGCCTGGCGAATACAATAAAACAGGCAAGACAGATGATAACCCACGGCCACATACATGTAAACGGCCACAGGGTCACCGTTCCGGGGTATATTGTCATCAGGGAAGAGGAGGCATCCGTCGTTTACAACAACGTGTCTCCTTTCACGGATGATATGCACCCGATGAGGATATCGGCGGAGCAGGCAGCGGCCAACGAGGCGTACAAAGCCGAAGCGAAAGCGAAGGCCGAGAAGGAAGCCGCGGCAAAAGCTAAGGCAGACGCGGCAGAAGCGGGAATAACACTTGAGGACGGTGAGGTCTGA
- a CDS encoding MBL fold metallo-hydrolase: protein MAVHQINSGMTPDSNMYLVIGSRTVLIDAGTGIESRRNIAKIKDILKERRLDMIILTHFHFDHVGGLADLLDEFGSEAFAGAGDAPFIANGDPEYILPGLFGGDIGPAEVTELMEGDMIDLGEHRLRVINTPGHTCGGICLYDEVTHSLFSGDTVFGYGVGRTDFPSGSAEELIRSLKKLSGIDIGTLYPGHMETAPDGNRAIRSGLMMMGVFN, encoded by the coding sequence ATGGCTGTCCATCAGATCAATTCCGGCATGACTCCAGATTCGAACATGTATCTCGTAATCGGCAGCAGAACGGTATTGATCGACGCAGGCACGGGCATCGAAAGCCGCAGAAACATCGCAAAGATAAAGGACATATTGAAAGAGAGGAGGCTTGATATGATAATACTCACACACTTCCATTTTGATCATGTCGGCGGTCTTGCGGATCTGCTGGATGAGTTCGGGTCCGAGGCGTTTGCGGGCGCCGGTGATGCTCCCTTCATAGCAAACGGAGATCCGGAGTACATCCTCCCGGGATTGTTCGGCGGGGATATAGGGCCGGCGGAAGTGACGGAGCTCATGGAAGGAGACATGATCGATCTGGGAGAGCACAGGCTCCGTGTGATAAACACGCCCGGGCATACATGCGGAGGGATATGTCTGTATGATGAGGTCACTCACTCTTTGTTCTCGGGGGACACTGTGTTCGGCTATGGCGTGGGAAGAACGGATTTTCCCTCAGGCTCGGCTGAGGAGCTTATACGCTCTCTGAAGAAATTAAGCGGCATTGACATAGGGACGCTGTACCCCGGGCATATGGAAACGGCGCCGGACGGCAACAGGGCGATAAGAAGCGGCCTTATGATGATGGGGGTGTTCAATTGA
- a CDS encoding ABC transporter substrate-binding protein, which yields MKSKQIYAVAVVVIIVVAAIGIFVILNNKDTGYRSTNTDGRLAVLGNANEDDYLDGEDVAKLESLIENGEYSLLADANNDGVVDQKDIDMVNAIIELIKYNDGKSDSQKKSMTINYITVDGTVASAKIPIFKMIVLNTQRSLSLAIAIGAADRVVGINDFIQQYWDNNLFKNYGGLPSVGDRREPSIEEILKIDADTVYSGTKSTYGVNIDGSTVGTKQVVRLTTWENGRLAEGALMLGFFTGNSKEAQEYVKWMDDLNNKINERLDKISNRSATKFYIGTPTYMYAQSDGVSTALSLSGATNVGNTIVTTPSSAGGSVPTYLESILASNPQYIVAGRYIYTHQSEAELKAIYESTDFSSFAITDGYKNNEIYMINYDLPFCIHTLIGSSIFFPGTFSTGEVEDILRDYVNKFCETNGYEFQMYNFVYYPNK from the coding sequence ATGAAAAGTAAACAGATATACGCCGTAGCGGTCGTTGTCATTATTGTTGTCGCTGCGATAGGTATCTTCGTTATACTGAACAACAAAGATACGGGCTACAGATCGACAAATACAGACGGAAGACTGGCCGTTCTTGGTAATGCGAATGAGGATGATTATTTGGACGGCGAGGACGTGGCCAAACTCGAGAGCTTGATCGAGAACGGTGAATACTCACTGCTCGCAGATGCCAACAACGACGGTGTGGTCGATCAGAAGGACATCGATATGGTGAACGCCATTATCGAGCTGATAAAGTATAATGACGGGAAGTCAGACAGCCAGAAAAAATCCATGACGATAAATTACATCACCGTTGACGGCACCGTGGCTTCTGCTAAGATACCTATTTTCAAGATGATCGTTTTGAACACGCAAAGGTCCCTCAGCCTTGCGATCGCGATAGGCGCAGCGGACAGAGTTGTGGGGATCAACGACTTCATACAGCAATATTGGGACAATAATCTCTTCAAAAACTACGGAGGCCTTCCTTCGGTGGGAGACAGAAGAGAACCCAGTATTGAAGAGATCCTGAAGATAGATGCCGATACAGTTTACAGCGGTACCAAATCGACATATGGTGTGAACATAGACGGCTCGACCGTCGGCACCAAGCAAGTGGTCCGCCTGACAACATGGGAGAACGGAAGACTTGCTGAGGGGGCGCTCATGCTTGGTTTCTTCACAGGGAACAGCAAAGAAGCTCAGGAGTATGTCAAGTGGATGGACGACCTGAACAACAAGATCAACGAAAGATTGGACAAGATCTCGAACAGAAGCGCCACAAAGTTCTACATCGGGACACCGACCTACATGTATGCCCAATCGGACGGAGTGTCTACAGCACTGTCTCTTTCCGGAGCCACCAATGTCGGAAATACAATAGTAACAACACCAAGTTCAGCAGGCGGGTCTGTACCCACCTACTTGGAGAGTATTCTGGCAAGTAATCCGCAGTATATAGTCGCTGGAAGGTATATCTACACCCACCAGTCTGAGGCCGAACTTAAAGCGATATATGAAAGCACGGACTTCAGCAGTTTCGCCATTACGGACGGATATAAGAATAACGAGATTTACATGATCAACTACGATCTGCCGTTCTGTATCCATACTCTTATCGGGAGCTCGATATTCTTCCCAGGAACTTTCAGCACTGGTGAGGTGGAGGATATACTCAGGGACTACGTGAACAAGTTCTGCGAAACGAACGGATACGAGTTCCAGATGTATAACTTTGTATACTATCCGAATAAATGA
- a CDS encoding ATP-binding protein, translated as MFIGREKEMEILNRRYASGKFEFLTIYGRRRVGKTALIREFCKDKKTIFFPAIETDARNNLDLLSMAIYACTDPNSTARPPFERFYQAFDYIAEFAEKEKIVFVIDEFPYLAESERSLMSVLQQMIDHKFQNMDMMLILCGSSMSFMEHQVHGYKSPLYGRRTGQIKLLPFRYSDMTKWFPSYTPEDLTLVYAAVGGIPTYLREFSEGKTVRQNILDALMGSDALLIEEPSNLLKQEMREPKIYNAIITAVAVGRTKLSEISAAVGMDTGSVTKYIDNLISIGIIKKEVPLLSENKKKTVYLVADNFFRFWYRFVPPNMGPILSGRMPEAFDVAVAPRLPEFMGLVFEDICKEFLMYNDHCNPFIITRIGQWWGGDPVTKEQRQIDLVALPHDDREVIVGSCKYRNEPASLSALDRLKEDAEAMGGRFKRTYYYIFSKSGFSSSLIDMARSDGQIRLISLDELYGRHLS; from the coding sequence ATGTTCATAGGCAGAGAGAAGGAAATGGAAATACTGAACCGGCGGTATGCGAGCGGAAAGTTCGAGTTCCTGACGATCTACGGGAGAAGGCGTGTAGGGAAGACCGCTTTGATCAGAGAATTCTGTAAAGATAAGAAAACGATCTTCTTCCCGGCCATCGAGACCGATGCAAGGAACAACCTGGATCTGTTATCTATGGCGATCTATGCCTGCACGGATCCGAACAGTACCGCCCGCCCGCCCTTTGAAAGGTTTTATCAGGCTTTCGACTACATAGCCGAGTTCGCGGAAAAAGAGAAGATAGTATTCGTAATTGATGAATTTCCTTATTTGGCCGAGTCGGAACGTTCTCTCATGTCAGTGCTTCAGCAAATGATCGACCATAAGTTCCAGAACATGGATATGATGCTGATCCTCTGCGGATCGTCCATGAGCTTTATGGAACATCAGGTCCACGGTTACAAAAGCCCGCTGTACGGAAGACGCACCGGACAGATCAAACTGCTTCCTTTCCGTTATAGTGATATGACAAAATGGTTCCCCTCGTATACGCCCGAAGATCTGACGCTGGTCTATGCGGCGGTCGGCGGCATACCGACATATCTCAGGGAGTTCTCTGAGGGAAAAACAGTTCGCCAGAACATATTGGATGCTTTAATGGGCAGCGATGCTTTGCTTATCGAAGAGCCGTCAAACCTGCTGAAACAGGAAATGCGCGAGCCTAAGATATATAATGCGATTATCACCGCCGTCGCCGTAGGCAGGACGAAACTGTCCGAAATATCTGCCGCAGTGGGTATGGATACAGGCTCCGTAACTAAATACATAGACAATCTGATCTCGATAGGCATCATAAAAAAAGAGGTACCGCTGTTATCCGAGAACAAAAAGAAAACGGTCTATCTGGTCGCAGATAACTTCTTCCGTTTTTGGTACAGGTTCGTCCCCCCGAACATGGGGCCGATACTGTCAGGCAGAATGCCGGAGGCGTTCGATGTTGCTGTGGCGCCCCGCCTTCCGGAATTCATGGGGCTTGTCTTTGAGGACATATGCAAAGAATTCCTGATGTACAACGACCATTGTAATCCCTTTATAATTACCCGGATAGGGCAATGGTGGGGCGGGGATCCGGTTACAAAGGAACAGCGGCAGATAGACCTAGTCGCCCTGCCGCATGATGATAGGGAAGTGATAGTGGGATCCTGCAAATACCGCAATGAGCCGGCATCGCTGAGCGCCCTCGACAGACTTAAGGAGGACGCGGAAGCGATGGGAGGAAGATTCAAAAGAACCTATTATTACATATTCTCCAAAAGCGGGTTCTCTTCTTCCCTTATCGACATGGCCAGGTCCGATGGCCAGATCCGTCTGATCTCACTTGACGAGCTCTACGGAAGACACCTCAGCTGA
- a CDS encoding DNA-directed RNA polymerase subunit D — translation MEIEIREMEATRGSFILKNSSPTIANAIRRTMLTEIPKMAIDKVEFHLGPIMVDDKEYESVTPLFDEIVAHRLGMVPVPTDHQLFTFQENCVCGGEGCPSCTIMYSLNKIGPCTVLSGDMMPLGNPDLAVKDQFIPIVELTDGQAVLIYATAVMGKAKKHAKWQAAFGVGYKYFPIVNIDESKAGDPAVLSCAEICPKGVFEIKGGKLKVKDALCCGMCRECEDVSRGAVSVDVDDTNFFFRYETDGSLTAKQILDKALEILSKQPEEALAKLGEI, via the coding sequence ATGGAAATAGAGATACGCGAAATGGAGGCGACGAGGGGCAGCTTCATACTGAAAAACTCTTCTCCCACCATTGCGAACGCGATCAGAAGGACCATGCTTACCGAGATCCCGAAAATGGCCATCGACAAAGTGGAGTTCCATCTCGGACCCATAATGGTGGATGATAAGGAGTATGAGAGCGTGACCCCTCTCTTCGACGAGATCGTGGCCCACAGGCTCGGGATGGTTCCCGTGCCAACGGACCATCAGCTGTTCACCTTTCAGGAGAACTGCGTCTGCGGAGGAGAGGGATGTCCCAGCTGCACGATAATGTACAGCCTTAACAAAATAGGGCCGTGCACGGTCCTGTCCGGAGACATGATGCCCCTCGGGAACCCCGATCTTGCGGTCAAGGACCAGTTCATACCGATCGTGGAGCTCACCGACGGACAGGCTGTCCTCATCTACGCCACGGCGGTGATGGGTAAGGCCAAAAAACATGCGAAATGGCAGGCCGCTTTCGGCGTAGGATACAAGTACTTCCCCATAGTGAACATCGATGAGAGTAAGGCCGGAGATCCCGCCGTGCTCAGCTGCGCCGAGATATGTCCCAAAGGCGTGTTCGAGATCAAAGGCGGCAAGCTCAAGGTCAAAGATGCGCTGTGCTGCGGCATGTGCAGGGAATGCGAGGACGTATCCAGAGGAGCGGTGTCTGTCGATGTGGATGACACCAACTTCTTCTTCAGGTATGAGACCGACGGCTCCCTGACGGCAAAACAGATCCTGGACAAGGCGCTGGAGATACTTTCCAAACAACCGGAAGAAGCACTAGCCAAACTCGGAGAGATCTGA
- the map gene encoding type II methionyl aminopeptidase: MLTDEELSKLRKAGETAAAARSIGMDMVKEGVKLYDVAQEVEGYIRKKGCGLAFPCNISINEVAAHYTPSVNDKKVFETGDVVKVDCGAHLDGYVGDTAGTVEVGTKRYRGLIEASKRARDTVAEIVGAGTPICEIGRVVEMCMNQDGFKPIKNLCGHQIKPYNLHAGLSIPSFNNGDTGRLTPGMLIAIEPFATNGEGAVLNGPPGNIVRVQRERKLADPKAQEFFEYIKGEFRTFPFCARSCDFPDAEKYVKDLTRHGVLSSYAQLIEAKKGMVSQHEHTFYITNERTEVITLP, translated from the coding sequence ATGCTGACGGATGAAGAACTTTCCAAGCTCAGAAAAGCGGGGGAAACAGCCGCGGCTGCAAGGTCCATAGGCATGGACATGGTAAAGGAGGGCGTGAAGCTGTACGATGTAGCGCAGGAGGTTGAAGGTTACATCAGAAAAAAAGGGTGCGGCCTAGCATTCCCCTGCAACATAAGCATCAATGAGGTCGCCGCCCACTATACTCCCAGCGTCAACGACAAGAAGGTGTTCGAGACCGGGGACGTGGTCAAAGTGGACTGCGGCGCCCATTTGGACGGATATGTCGGGGATACTGCCGGAACAGTGGAGGTCGGCACGAAAAGATACCGCGGCCTGATAGAAGCGTCGAAACGCGCGAGGGACACCGTGGCGGAGATCGTCGGCGCCGGGACGCCCATATGTGAGATAGGAAGGGTGGTTGAGATGTGCATGAACCAGGACGGTTTCAAACCCATCAAGAACCTGTGCGGACATCAGATAAAACCGTACAATCTGCACGCTGGTCTTTCGATACCCAGTTTCAACAACGGCGACACCGGCAGGCTGACGCCGGGTATGCTGATCGCGATCGAGCCGTTTGCCACCAACGGCGAGGGAGCGGTACTGAACGGCCCGCCGGGCAACATAGTGAGGGTACAAAGGGAAAGAAAACTGGCGGATCCGAAAGCCCAGGAGTTCTTTGAATACATCAAGGGGGAATTCAGGACGTTCCCCTTCTGTGCCAGGAGCTGCGATTTCCCAGACGCGGAGAAGTACGTGAAGGACCTCACAAGACATGGGGTGCTCTCCAGCTATGCTCAGCTGATAGAGGCGAAGAAAGGGATGGTCTCTCAACATGAGCACACCTTCTACATCACAAATGAAAGAACGGAAGTTATAACCCTCCCGTAA